Below is a window of Nocardioides sp. S-1144 DNA.
TGGGGCCAGCAGGCCAACCTGCTCTCCGGCGGCGAGCAGCAGATGGTGGCGCTGACCCGGGCGGTCGCCGCCCGGCCGCGCTACCTGCTCCTCGACGAGCCCTCGCTCGGGCTCAGCCCGCTCAAGACCCTCGACGTGTTCCGCCTCATCGAGCTGATCCGCGAGCGCACCGGCGCCGGCATCCTGCTCGTCGAGCAGATGGCCGACCAGGCCCTGGCCGCCGCCGACCGTGCCTACGTGCTCGAGCACGGCCGGATCGTCATGGAGGGCGACGCCGCGAAGCTGCGCTCCTCCGACGAGGTGCGCCGCGCCTACCTCGGCGTCTCCTGACCCGCGCCGTCCGCCCACCCCCACCGCCCGAGGAGGGCCCCATGTTCGACCTCACCCCCCGTGCCGCCGACCTGGTCGGGACGATGACCGGGTTCCTCGCCGACCACGTGTACCCGGCCGAGTCGCTCCACGAGGAGCAGCAGGCCGCGGCGGGGGAGACGCCCGGCGAGCAGCACCGCCGTCCGCAGCCGGCGGTGATGGAGGAGCTGAAGAAGACCGCGCGCGACCTCGGGCTGTGGAACCTCTTCCTCCCGCACCCCGAGCCCGGCCACGAGCCGTTGAGCAACCTCGACTACGCGCGGATCGCCGAGCTCAGCGGGCGCAGCCTGCACCTGGCCCCCGAGGCGATGAACTGCTCGGCGCCCGACACCGGCAACATGGAGCTGCTCTCGATGTTCGGCACGCCCGAGCAGAAGCAGCGCTGGCTCCGGCCGCTGCTCGACGGCGTCATCCGCTCCGCCTACGTGATGACCGAGCCGCTCGTCGCCTCCAGCGACGCCAGCAACATCGAGACCACCGTCGAGCGCGACGGCGACGAGTGGGTGGTCAACGGCCGCAAGTGGTGGATCTCCGGGGTCAACCGGGCCAACTGCGAGCTGCTCATCCTGATGGGCGTCACCGACCCCGACGGCGACGCGCCCCGGCACGGGCGGCACAGCATGGTCCTGATCCCGCGCGACACCCCGGGCGTGACGGTCGAGCGCGACCTCCAGGTGCTGGGCTACAACCCGTTCGAGAGCCACGTCGAGATGACCTTCGACGACGTCCGCGTCCCCGCCGCCAACATCCTCGGCGACCCCGGCCGCGGCTTCGCGATGTCGCAGGCCCGGCTCGGCCCCGGGCGCATCCACCACTGCATGCGGATGATCGGTGCCGCCGAGCGGGCCGTCGAGCTGATGATCGCCCGCGCGCGCTCGCGCACGACCTTCGGCACCACGCTGGTCGACCAGGGCGTCGTGCGGGAGTGGATCGCCGACTCCCGCATCGAGATCGACCAGGCGCGCCTCTACACCCTCTACACCGCGCACCTGATGGACACCGTCGGCAACCGGGCGGCCGCGAGCGAGATCTCCGGCATCAAGGTGGCCGTCCCCAACATGGCCTCCCGCGTCGTGGACCGCGCGATCCAGACCTTCGGCGGCGGCGGCCTCAGCCAGGACTACCCGCTCGCGCGGATCTACGCCGAGACCCGCATCGTCCGGATGGCCGACGGCCCCGACGAGGTGCACCGCCGTGGCGTCGCGCGCACCGAGCTCGCGCGCTTCGACGCCGCCACGACCCCCGCGCCGCACGGCGTCGCCGCGCACCTCGCGCACCTGCCCCGGATCTGACGTCGTCCGCGGACGACGTCCGGGCCCCGCCGGCGAGGGGGGCTAGCGGACGAGGCTGTTGTCGTGGACCGAGGCGAGGCGCGCCTTGATGCTGAGGAGCGTCTCGATGATGAAGTCCTCGCGACCGTTGTCGAGCCGGCTGATCGGGACCGCGACGCTGAGGGCGTCGACGGCGTTGCGGGAGAAGGGCAGCGCCACGCCGAAGCAGCGCACGCCCAGGCAGGACTCCTCGCTCTCCCGGGCATAGCCCTGCACCTCGGCCTCGGCGATGATCGCGAGGACGGCGTCCTTGTCGGTGGTGGTGTTGACGGTGATGGCGCTGATCTGGTCGGGGATCATCGCCGCCCGCTCCTCGACGGGGAGCAGCGCGAGCACCGCACGGCCCAGGGAGGTCGAGTACGCGGGGAGCCGGCGGCCGACCGCGGAGTGCATCCGCAGCGGGTGGACCGACTCGCGCTTGGCGGTGTAGATGACGTGGTCGCCGTCGAGGCGGCCGAGGTGGACCGTCTCCCCGGTCGCGGTGGCGACCTCGTCGAGCACCGAGGCCGCGCGGGCCAGGACCGGGTCACCGTCGAGGTAGGCCGAGCTGACGACCAGGGAGTGGATCCCGAGCTGGTAGACGCTGCCGGTCGGGTCGGTGTCGAGCCAGCCGCGGTCGGTCATCGTGCGCAGCAGCGCGTGCAGGCTGCTCTTGGGGATGTTGAGCCGGGTCGACAGCTGCAGCTGGGTGCCGGGCCCGTGGGCGGCGATCTCGTCGAGCAGGTCGAGGGCGCGGGCCGCGGACTTGACGGGTCCCGCGACGGACGCCGCGACCGCGGTCGACGTGCCGTTGATCGTGTCGTGCAGCTGCATCCGAGACGCCTCCTGGGTCGTGATCTGTCGGGACCAATC
It encodes the following:
- a CDS encoding acyl-CoA dehydrogenase family protein, translated to MFDLTPRAADLVGTMTGFLADHVYPAESLHEEQQAAAGETPGEQHRRPQPAVMEELKKTARDLGLWNLFLPHPEPGHEPLSNLDYARIAELSGRSLHLAPEAMNCSAPDTGNMELLSMFGTPEQKQRWLRPLLDGVIRSAYVMTEPLVASSDASNIETTVERDGDEWVVNGRKWWISGVNRANCELLILMGVTDPDGDAPRHGRHSMVLIPRDTPGVTVERDLQVLGYNPFESHVEMTFDDVRVPAANILGDPGRGFAMSQARLGPGRIHHCMRMIGAAERAVELMIARARSRTTFGTTLVDQGVVREWIADSRIEIDQARLYTLYTAHLMDTVGNRAAASEISGIKVAVPNMASRVVDRAIQTFGGGGLSQDYPLARIYAETRIVRMADGPDEVHRRGVARTELARFDAATTPAPHGVAAHLAHLPRI
- a CDS encoding IclR family transcriptional regulator yields the protein MQLHDTINGTSTAVAASVAGPVKSAARALDLLDEIAAHGPGTQLQLSTRLNIPKSSLHALLRTMTDRGWLDTDPTGSVYQLGIHSLVVSSAYLDGDPVLARAASVLDEVATATGETVHLGRLDGDHVIYTAKRESVHPLRMHSAVGRRLPAYSTSLGRAVLALLPVEERAAMIPDQISAITVNTTTDKDAVLAIIAEAEVQGYARESEESCLGVRCFGVALPFSRNAVDALSVAVPISRLDNGREDFIIETLLSIKARLASVHDNSLVR